aatatttgaatttttatgagTAACAaatggcctgtgacacagtcCCACGAGAATCTGTCTCAGGTGGTCAGGCTaaacttgattttatacattttagggagacataagacatcaatcaatatatgtaagttGTACATTGGcttggtctggaaaggcaggacaactgggAACAGGGGCTTCCAGGTTGTAGGTGGATTCAAGAATTTTTTAAGTGGCAGTAAATTGAAAGGGTTAAGTTATTGTCTGAAGATCTAGAATCAATACAagggaatgtctgggttaagacaaggggttgtggagaccaaggttcccATTCTGCAGATAGAATCAATAGAAGGGAgtatttcttatcagacttaaagagtctgttctatcagtcTTAAGGTGcctgttttaatgttaatactGGTCAGCTGTGTTTGAATTCCAAAGAggggagagtataatgaggcatgtccagcCCCCATCCCCCTGACCttatcatggcctgaactagtttttcaggtttacttCTGAATACCCTTGGCCAAGGGGAGGGTCCATCAGCTGGCTGGGtggcttagaatttttttttttttgatttacaAATAGTACCCATCACATTGGGTTATTGGACATATGAAAGGGATGTATGTGTAAGGCACATGGCAGGGGCTCTCAAGTGTTAGCAGTTATAATTCTGACCTAGGTTTCCCTAATGTCCAAATGTATTTGTGTTGAAGGTGTTGGGAATTGCATGCTGTGACAGACGATCTTGCTTTTCACTCAGTCTTGAGAGGAGGGCATAGGGGCCTGGTCCACAGCAcactaaataaaaaatgaaacaactaTGGACAGTCAAGATTTAAAGGAGTTTTCAGTTTCAACTCACAGGGAGCTAGGTGAAGGGAAATTAGGGAGAAGTATGAACCCACCTTCAGTCAAAGATATGATAAGCAAAACAAAAGTCACagcagagttttttaaaaattaaaaagaaaccccACATCAAAACACTTGAAATATTGTGACCtagttgaaagaaaggaatgtgggcATGAAATGAAGGTTTGGGGAAAGCGATCTTCCTCTGTAGTGAACAGGGGTTGGTCCACAAatgcccatgggccaaatctggcctacTGCTGGTTTGTGTATGATTAACAAGCTACaattggtttttacatttttaaatgattgaaaaaaatcaaaagaagaatattcaTAATATGTGAAAACTATGTGCAATTTACATTTCAGTgtgcataaataaaattttattgtaacacagccatgctcatttttTTATGGATTATCTCTGGCTGGTTTCATGCTTCAAGGGCAGAGTTGAGTATTTGGGACAGAGATTGTACACCCTCTATGCcttaaatatttactctctgatCCTTTCCAGAAGTTATTGACCGCTGGTATTAGTGGGTTAAAGCATGGCTGTATTTCTCACTGCTTTGTGTTCCCTGAAcaccatttaatattttctctctttgtaaTAATGTATAACATGCATGGAAGCATAATTagtgttttatttcacttaaccctttacaattattattttaaaattaggatgctgtttttgaagattaaaaattacagttttagctattgcatgcagggcttaattcctaggtaatgggttgataggtgcagcaaaccaccatggctatatttacctatgtaacaaagctgcacgtcTTGCACATGtgtcctggaacttaaaatttttaaaaatcacagttttGAAGTTTACAAAATTCCACCAGGAAACTCTAAATTACTCTTCAATaccctgggggaaaaaaaatcctgcatctTTCTAAACCACAGACATGTTCTTGCGGGATGAAGGCTGAGGAAACTAGCCTCCAATATGTAATTTGATTTTCCCCACTCTCTCCTATCttatgtgttcaataaatatctgttgaattgaTTTTCATCATGCTGACAGATAAACTTGGTTGGCAAGGATAGgaaagccatttatttatttgttctatgTGAAAATATAGAACTTTCAAAACACCAAGAGCATTTTTAAGTATCTAATGATGTGGCACTTTGTTAGAATCTGTACAAAGAAATAGGCAAAAATCACAAATTTATAGTTAATGGGTACTAATGCAGCCAGCAGTACATGAGGTCACCCTGCTGTTTTTAATTGTCAGTGTGTTTTCTGTAGCGTTTTTAACTTTTACAGTATATGCCACGTTTAATGAGAGAAGGAAAGGATTACATTTGTCTACTGTTATTACTTCTCAGTAGCTAGCAAAGAGATACTCTCTTAGCAGTCCCAAAAGATACTATTTTAGCTGCCATTACATTAACATGAAACATTAATATTTGCATgcaaagttttttttcctttgggaatgGAGAGGTTAACTTTAAAACATGTTAAGGAGGGACAACTGAGGTCccgaataaaatattttcttacaactCTAAGGCAGAGCCATTTGGCTATTTGGAAGAATTGTTTTATAAGATGGGTTTTTATAGCAGTCATATCCATGCAATCAGTGATGCCTCTGAGCTTGGTCCTATTGGCATCCTGATGAGGTTATAATGTAATTTAATACTGaccattttaaacatttgatCACCCATTTCAGactattttttcctgatttttcacATGACATTTCCTAatgacatttacatttaaaaatgctcaGTTTATTAAAGATTGAAATCAGAACCAGATGAGAATAGTACCAATTGATTAAGTTACCATAACTTGGCAACCCTGTGTGTTTAGTATGATCAGTGCTAAAAAGGTGAATTATTCACAGTGTTACACAGATGTATAAACCAGCATACTTTGTAATTTAAATACCCTAAAAAATTCTACTTTTCTCATAATTGTATTAATGCATGAAAAGGATGAATCACTCATTCCAGTGATTCAGCAATGGATTTGAACTATCAAGCCATTATAAATATCCTTAAACTGcaatatactatttttaaaaagtaaaatatgaaaatttactTTTCTGGAATAAATATGTAGCATggagcctggcacataataagtgcaAAGAAAATAGTTTCATGATGATActtggtttttggggttttttgtttgtttgcttgtttgagacggagtctcactctgtcaccaggctggagtgcagtggtgcaatcttggctcactgcaacctctacctcctgggttcaagcgattctcctgcctcagcctcccaagtagctgggactacaggcatgtggcaccatgcccagctaatttgtgtatttttagtagagacagggtttcactatgttggccaggatggtctcaaactcctgacctcgtgatccacccacctcggcctcccaaagtgctgggattacaggcctgagccaccacgcccagccgatgaTACTTGTGAAGAATATGGGCTATTGGGGTCAAACTGACTGAGTGTGAATCTTATTTGTGTTCTTTACAGATTTTTGATCTATGGCAAATTTCTCAACCATTCCAGCCCTAGGTCACTTCATCTCTAGATTGGGAATAATAATAGAACCTACTCAATGGGATCAGTAAAAGCATTAAACATGATCGTGCAGGGTAAAGTGCTTAACAATGTCTGAGCTGCAAATTCTAATTCTTAAATGTTCTATCGGTATTGctatattattcttattattgttATCTTCTATCTTCTTACTATGATTTTAATATAAAGTTACATATAAATGCCAGTGTAAAAAATGAATTGTGATACTACAAATTCTAATCCTGAGAGCCTCAGATTACGAGGTTGAACAGTTCCCGTTCCCTTTTTAGGTTCAAGCGTTGGCCTTTTCATATATGCTGCTCTGCAGAGGATGCTGGTTGAGTTCTATGGACTGGATGGATGCTTGCTGATTGTGGGTGCTTTAGCTTTAAATATATTAGCCTGTGGCAGTCTGATGAGACCCCTCCAATCTTCTGATTGTCCTTTGCCTAAAAAAATAGCTCCAGAAGATCTACCAGATAAATACTCCATTtacaatgaaaaaggaaagaatctgGAGGAAAACATAAACATTCTTGAGAAGAGCTACAGTAGTGAGGAAAAATGCAGGACCACGTTAGCCAATGGTGACTGGAAACAAGACAGCCTACTTCATAAAAACCCCACAGTGACACACACAAAAGAGCCTGAAACGTACAAAAAGAAAGTTGCAGAACAGACATATTTTTGCAAACAGCTTGCCAAGAGGAAGTGGCAGTTATATAAAAACTACTGTGGAGAAACTGtggctctttttaaaaacaaagtattttcaGCCCTTTTCATTGCTATCTTACTCTTTGACATCGGAGGGTTTCCACCTTCATTACTTATGGAAGATGTAGCAAGAAGTTCAAACGTGAAAGAAGAAGAGTTTATTATGCCACTTATTTCCATTATAGGCATTATGACAGCAGTTGGTAAACTGCTTTTAGGGATACTGGCTGACTTCAAGTGGATTAATACCTTGTATCTTTATGTTGCTACCTTAATCATCATGGGCCTGGCCTTGTGTGCAATTCCATTTGCCAAAAGCTATGTCACATTGGCGTTGCTTTCTGGGATCCTGGGGTTTCTTACTGGTAATTGGTCCATCTTTCCATATGTGACCACGAAGACTgtgggaattgaaaaattagcCCATGCCTATGGGATATTAATGTTCTTTGCTGGACTTGGAAATAGCCTAGGACCACCGATCGTTGGTAAGATATTTATCTTAAAGTCATCCCATTTTACTGTTCTTCCTTGTCATGTCTCCAGATATAGAAGTCCAGATTGTAATAGTAGCACAGATTTGTACAAAATAAATCTGCATGGAACATCTCATGGTAATGATTTATTCAAGACTGCTTTGATATAATTGAGAAAGCCAATATGCATGCTCTGGGATTTGCGTTCACTCCTTATTTGGGAGAAActcaaaatgtttgcttttttttttttttttttttttgagacggagtttcgcactgtcgcccaggctggagtgtagtggcgcaatctcggctcactgcaagctccgccttccgggttcatgccattctcctgcctcagcctcctgagtagctgggactaaaggcacctgccaccacgcccgcctaatttttttttttttttttttttaagtagagacgggatttcaccatgttagccaggatggtctccatctcctgaactcgtgatccgcccacctcagcctcccaaagtgctgggattacaggcgtgagccaccgcacctggcctgcctgCTTATTCTTATCCAAATATTTGAGAGTCTCTTCTTCTAACTCCCAGTAAACCACGTTGGAAGTAGTGGAGTAATATGTATACTAATTATAACTATACATAAAACTGATATAATTAGGGTATGGGATGAATGTTCATACTATTTCCatgaaacttactttttttcttactgtctttTCAGGTTGGTTTTATGACTGGACCCAGACCTATgagattgcattttattttagtgGCTTCTGCGTCCTGCTGGGAGGTTTTATTCTGCTGCTGGCAGCCTTGCCCTCTTGGGATACATGCAACAAGCAACTCCCCAAGCCAGCTCCAACAACTTTCTTGTACAAAGTTGCCTCTAATGTTTAGAGGAATATTGGAAGACactatttttgctattttatacCATATAGCAATGATATTTTAACAGATTCTCAAGCAAATTTTCTAGAGTCAAGACTATTTTCTCATAGCAAAATTTCACAATGGCTGACTCtgaatgaattattattttttctacataTCCTATTTTTTATGTAGTGTATGTGTAGCCTCTATCtcatgtattttttctctttctcctccccacaCCATCAATGGGACTATTCTGTTTTGCTGTTATTCACTAGTTCTTAACATTGTAAAAAGTCTGACCAGCCTCAGAAGGCTTTCTCTGTGTAAAGAAGTATAATTTCTCTGCCGACTCCATTTAATCCACTGCAAGGCACCTAGAGAGACGGCTCCTATTTTAAAAGTGATGCAAGCAGCATGATAAGATATGTGTGAAGCCCACTAGGAAATAAATCATTCTCTTCTCTATGTTTGACTTGCTAGTAAACAGAAGACTTCAAGCCAACCAAGAAATTAAAGTGGTGACTAAAACAGCCTTAAGAATTGCAGTGGAGCAAattggtcattttttaaaaaaagatattttaaccTACAGTCACCAGTTTTCATTATTCTGTTTACCTCACTGAAGTACTCGCATGTTGTTTGGTACCCACTGAGCATAAACTGTTTCAGTTCCTAAGGTGTTTGCTGAGATGTGGGTGAACTCCAAATGGACAAGTAGTCGCTGTAGACTTTCTTCATGGTTGACCACTCCAACCTTGCTCACTTTTGTTTCTTGGCCATCCACTCAGCTGATGTTTCCTGGGAAGTGCTAATTTTACCTGTTTCCAAATTGGAAACACATTTCTCAATCATTCCGTTCTGGCAAATGGGAAACATCCATTTGCTTTGGGCACAGTGGGGATGGGCTGCAAGTTCTTGCATATCCTCCCAGTGAAGCATTTATTTGCTACTATCAGATTTTACCACTATCAAATATAATTCAAGGGCAGAACTAaacgtgagtgtgtgtgtgtgtgtgtgtgtgtgctatgcATGCTCTAAGTCTGCATGGGATATGGGAATGGAAAAGGGCAATAAGAAATTAATACCCTTATTCAGTTGCATTTAACCTTAAGAAAAATGTCCTTGGGATAAACTCCAATGTTTAATACATTGATGTTTTTTCCTAAAGAAATGGGTTTTAAACTTTGGTATGCATCAGAATTCCCTATagatctttttgaaaatatagatgCCTGGGTATCATGCATAGAACTTTTAATTCTGCTGGTGTAGGCTGTTGCCCAAACATCTATAATTTTACTGAGctcttcaagtgattctggtaACACAGCCTAGATTGAGAATTTTTATAAGATTGGcaatggaaaaacatttattcttttaaataataatttttttaaaacccaagaGGTCAGGGGTTTTTATAAACAAATAGCCAAGTGTTCTCTAAATAGGAGGAACCCTTCCCATTGTGCCAAaatcatcttttcatttattttgaaatatgtatgatTATTTTATACTTGTATGTTGCCTTTCTTCGAAGGCGCCTAAAGCACTTTATAAACACGAATCCTCACAACACCTCTGTGAGGTAGGTAAATAGTACTTTTCTATGTAGTAAACCTGGAATATGGAGAATTTCATAACAGTTCATTCTACTTAATAATGCAATAATGGAGCTCCAAGATGTCTTGGGCTTCTACACCACACTCAGACTTCTGGAAAGTTTTCTGTACCTCATTCTTTAGTTCCTGTCAAGGTTGGTAAATAAAATAagtgacataaaaaaaaaaaaactaaactaaactacgtgttgtgttgaaagttcctttttgCCAATGTTATGTTCAGGAAACCCAATAACCTGAAAAAGTTTGACTTTGATGTGACATCTTCATATTCATCAATGCTGATAATTGTCCAAAGGCATCTTCACTATGTCTACTAAATGACATCCAATGTGGGCGTTATCTATTGTCTAGGGGATGAATTTTAAGTTACAATaaaatacttttgtttgttttgcatcaGTTTGGTTGCTTTTTCTCCTCTTAGTCAGTTCTCTACCCAATTATAGTGACATGTCACttgaatgtaaaactataaattaCCTGGCATAATTCAGACTCTGGAACATGGTTATTGGACAAAAGCATATTCAAAATGCTTAGCTACTTTGACCATTGCCTTCCGAAAAGCTAGTTTATCAGCTTTACCTCTTGTGGTAAAGAGTACTCTGCAGGTCTTAAttcttaataataatttatagaatTCTTAATATGTTTCAAGCTTATGTTGTTTAACCATCATAATAACTTTGTGAGATGGAGATTATGACCCTCATTTTATGGTCTAAAACATAATTGTCATAATACTATGGACAACATATTATAAAAGTATAAGTAATTTCcaaaatcaaaatgcaaaatgTTTCTCTTTGTAGAAATTAAAGTAAACCCTTTAATTTCTAACATGGTTCAGAAATTAGGCCTGGCCAGGAGGGTAGCTCTAAAGCCAATCCTTTAGTGAACAGAGAAAATTTTCTGTAGGGTAATCATGTCAGCAGAGAAGAAGGTTCAGCAACCGACCTTTAAAGGGCTCATGAGGAACAGTTCCCAAGAACCAGGAGTTCCAGCACTGGGAGGTCATGACCAAACATATATGCCAGCCAACCAGTCCAGTGACCTTAGGTAGCCTCGGTGCTTAGCAGTTGGTATAGAATTATCCTAACTCAGGATGTTCCAGGACATAAAGGGGAGCTCCATTTTGAAACAAAGGacatctcattttctcttttacttaGAAGGAATATTATATTGAACACATAAAATACGTGATTTACATTAGCAGTGCCATGCACTTTCTCCTTCATTAGTAACAatcttgggccgggtgcagtggttcatatctgtaatcccagcactttgagagaccgaggtgggcagatcacttgaggccagaagttggagaccagcccgatcaacatggtgaaaccccatctcaactaaaaatacaaaaattagccaggtgtggtagcacatgcctgtaatcccagatactcaggtgactgaggcaggagagtcacttgaacccaggagttggaggctgcagtgagccaagattgcaccactgcacttcagccttggtgatagaatgagaccccatctcaaaaagaaaaaaaattatcttgggaCTGTCTGCTATATAGTCAATTGCATATGAAGGATGTCAGTAAAATCCCTCTTTGAGTAAGGAGTTTAATCGCAGTCAGTTAAAATGATCAGAGCTCTATGAATACATGGATAATACTTGGGACTGCAGTGTACATACTTGTTAAGGTTGTGATTCCACAACCAGATTGCCTATCTCAGTCCCTGTGGCCAGGTGACTGTGAGCAAATTATTtagcctctcagagcctcagtttcctcatgtataaaacaCATCATAGGGCTATTGTGGGAATTAAATAAGATTCCCAATATATATACCTGATACGTAGTAGATgtccaataaaatattagctattatttttgtCGTTGTCATTCTTAAATGTATTGCTTCTCTGTACCTGAGGGAGGCATCAAGTGTTCCGGGAACAGGTGTAGGGTTAATGTTTGCATTAAAGGGCTTCATTTGGAAGAATAACGAACCTCTGTTATTCCTAATCACATAACTGTCACAGCTCTTGCCTGTTCTTGTCAAAATCTTCTTTCCCTAGGGATTCATGACTCAGCACATTTTTTTGGAATTGCCATTCAGAAGCTCtgacacaaaacaaaacacaggctGTTCCTCCACAAATCAAATAGAAGCCATTTTGTAAATTGAATCGCTATGGGAatttgaactttttcttttcttaagaacTCTCATCTGAGCTGCTCAGAAGGCGGGCCTGAAATTGGGCAGAAAGCAAAATGATCCGATTTGTTTACCGAGTGCTAATTGGCTTCGGCTCAGGGCCCTTAcctcactgctttccagcctttGAGACTTACTCTTGAGGGAGTGCAATTTCTTGCCAGGTCTCCTGGGATTCTATTCCTAGTAGATCTCAGCTGCATTAGTTGTTTTTTTGCTGCATGCATTCCTTGTCCTAATGAGtcatttacttttattctttctccttgcaaaaagaaaaaataaatttaatcagtttttaataaaaaaagatattctaaaaTCTTTGGTGAGCAACATGTTTTCAATACATAATAATTAACCGAGGTCAAGTGCTTTTCTGTGATAGGTCACCTTAAAACTACATAGCCACAAAGATatgcttattttttcttcctggaaaagTTCCTGATGTGATAAATCAAGTTGTTATTCCTCCAGCTTAAATCTGAAAACTGCTGAATATCTACAGCTATAATAGGGCATTGCCAAGGGCAGCCCAAATGACTTTAGAACACTAGCAACAACGGAGCAGGCATTTTTCTGGAAAGCACTCCCTAATAAACTTCCTGCATGCAAACTCTGTTTCATAGTCTCTTTCCCACCAGGAAACTGAGGACAACTGAAATCCCAACAGGGTGAGATAATGCCAAATACACAGGGTCATCagagcagagagggagggagacaccTTTCTTGAAGGCCTTTTATGTGCACAGTATTGTTGTCTCATCCTGTTTAAGTTCTAAAGGTGCTGGCAAGACTGGCTGCTCAACTGTCAAGATACCACAAAGATGCCTTCTTATCTTAGGACATTTGGGGTCTGGCTCTCTCCTGACAGGTTGAGGTACTTCATTTCTTATTCATCCAACACTTCTTAAATGAGCCCCTAGTATGTGTTAGGTACTCTCCCAGGTACCAAGGATATAATGAGCAAGATAGACAAGGTTCCTGTACTCTTTGAGCTCATCGGTGCCCCAGAGCTGATCAGAATAAGTTAGATGGCAGTGCAGTTGTAACAGAAGCTTCAGCTCCTGTGGGAAATTCTGGAGCTGGGATGGTCCTTCAGCATTGGCCCAGTGGAGTTCAGTCATGTCTGACTCACATTAAGGTTCCCAAAAGAATGGATTTAGGGGAGCAAGATGGCTAACTGGAGAAGCCTGGCACTCTTTCCCCTCACATGAAAGAACCAAGGAAAGAAATACACAGCTAAAATTTGACTGCAGTGTTGAAGGGAgagtgctggagtacagtgggacaGTGGAGATACACCT
The Pongo abelii isolate AG06213 chromosome 8, NHGRI_mPonAbe1-v2.0_pri, whole genome shotgun sequence genome window above contains:
- the SLC16A9 gene encoding monocarboxylate transporter 9 (The RefSeq protein has 1 substitution compared to this genomic sequence), producing MELKKSPDGGWGWVIVFVSFFTQFLCYGSPLAVGVLYIEWLDAFGEGKGKTAWVGSLASGVGLLASPVCSLCVSSFGARPVTIFSGFMVAGGLMLSSFAPNIYFLFFSYGIVVGLGCGLLYTATVTITCLYFDDRRGLALGLISTGSSVGLFIYAALQRMLVEFYGLDGCLLIVGALALNILACGSLMRPLQSSDCPLPKKIAPEDLPDKYSIYNEKGKNLEENINILEKSYSSEEKCRTTLANGDWKQDSLLHKNPTVTHTKEPETYKKKVAEQTYFCKQLAKRKWQLYKNYCGETVALFKNKVFSALFIAILLFDIGGFPPSLLMEDVARSSNVKEEEFIMPLISIIGIMTAVGKLLLGILADFKWINTLYLYVATLIIMGLALCAIPFAKSYVTLALLSGILGFLTGNWSIFPYVTTKTVGIEKLAHAYGILMFFAGLGNSLGPPIVGWFYDWTQTYEIAFYFSGFCVLLGGFILLLAALPSWDTCNKQLPKPAPTTFLYKVASNV